In one Deinococcus humi genomic region, the following are encoded:
- the thrC gene encoding threonine synthase, whose translation MKYVSTRGLRDLGGFSDVLLMGLAPDGGLAMPERLPTLSPDDLEGLRGLDYADLAYAVMHPYIDDIPEADLRAMLRATYHPDVFHSADITPLTPLGNSGLFLLELSNGPSLAFKDIAMQFLGQVFEYVLERRNEELNILGATSGDTGSAAEYAMLGKARINVFMLSPHGRMSAFQQAQMFSLHEPNIFNIAVQGVFDDCQDLVKEINADTGFKARHAIGAVNSINWARVLAQAVYYFKAYFALKLPAGQQVDFSVPSGNFGNVFAGYLAKRMGLPIGQLVVASNENDVLHEFFSTGVYHVRRAAQVAQTSSPSMDIGKASNFERYLYLISGADGAQTGVWWAEVGGGRPVDLRGMAHWDEVRASGFVGGRSSHADRLETIRRTDERFGRLVDPHTADGLLVGERYARAGVPMVCLETALPAKFEDTVKEAVGRTPPRPERFEGIEELPRHFTVMENNAVPLKAWIAQKLGQALQATP comes from the coding sequence ATGAAGTACGTGTCCACTCGCGGCCTGCGTGATCTGGGGGGCTTCTCGGATGTTCTGCTGATGGGACTGGCCCCGGACGGCGGCCTCGCCATGCCCGAACGCCTGCCCACCCTCAGCCCGGACGATCTGGAAGGGTTGCGCGGGCTGGACTACGCCGATCTGGCCTATGCGGTCATGCACCCCTACATCGACGACATTCCGGAGGCGGACCTGCGCGCCATGCTGCGGGCCACGTATCACCCGGACGTGTTCCACAGCGCCGACATCACACCGCTGACGCCGCTGGGCAACTCCGGGCTGTTCCTGCTGGAACTGTCCAACGGCCCCTCGCTGGCCTTCAAGGACATCGCCATGCAATTTCTGGGGCAAGTGTTCGAGTACGTGCTGGAGCGGCGGAATGAGGAGCTGAACATCCTGGGGGCGACGTCGGGCGACACCGGATCGGCAGCGGAGTACGCCATGTTGGGCAAGGCCCGCATCAACGTCTTTATGCTCTCGCCGCACGGACGCATGAGCGCCTTTCAGCAGGCGCAGATGTTCAGCCTGCACGAGCCGAACATCTTCAACATCGCCGTGCAGGGCGTGTTCGACGACTGCCAGGACCTGGTAAAAGAGATCAACGCCGACACCGGGTTCAAGGCCCGCCACGCGATTGGCGCCGTGAATTCCATCAACTGGGCGCGGGTGCTGGCGCAGGCGGTGTATTACTTCAAGGCGTATTTCGCCCTGAAGCTCCCCGCTGGGCAGCAGGTGGATTTCAGCGTGCCGTCGGGCAACTTCGGCAACGTGTTCGCCGGGTATCTGGCCAAACGCATGGGCCTGCCCATCGGGCAACTGGTGGTGGCCAGCAACGAAAATGACGTGCTGCACGAGTTCTTCTCCACCGGAGTCTACCACGTGCGGCGGGCGGCGCAGGTGGCGCAGACCTCCAGCCCCAGTATGGACATCGGCAAGGCCTCCAACTTCGAGCGCTACCTGTATCTGATCTCGGGTGCGGACGGCGCGCAGACCGGCGTGTGGTGGGCGGAGGTGGGGGGCGGGCGGCCCGTCGATCTGCGCGGCATGGCCCACTGGGACGAGGTGCGGGCGAGCGGCTTCGTGGGCGGGCGCAGCAGTCATGCGGACCGGCTGGAGACCATTCGCCGCACGGATGAGCGTTTCGGGCGCCTGGTTGACCCTCACACTGCCGACGGCCTGCTCGTGGGCGAGCGCTACGCGCGGGCCGGAGTTCCGATGGTCTGCCTGGAAACCGCCCTGCCCGCTAAGTTCGAGGACACCGTGAAAGAGGCCGTGGGCCGCACGCCGCCGCGTCCCGAACGCTTCGAGGGCATCGAGGAATTGCCGCGCCACTTCACCGTGATGGAAAACAACGCCGTCCCCCTGAAAGCATGGATCGCGCAGAAGCTCGGGCAGGCGCTGCAAGCAACACCCTGA
- a CDS encoding agmatine deiminase family protein, which translates to MKHLSTTDVTPRALGFAMPPEWEAHAATWMSWPAGDDLWFGHLDAVRAEFAGLVRTIARFEPVHLLTRDAQSRQDADERLVGANVTFHDVPLNDVWIRDNGPLFVTRSPGDVSFVNWRFNAWGGKFDFAEDDRVPEAVAHILNASHWDVPVVLEGGALEIGGAGVALTTRSCLLTDTRNLGLDAGKYADWLREYLGVSKLLWLGAGLENDHTDGHIDTITRFADERTIVTSVEADQMDPNHAVMTANLEALKGMTDAHGNPFRIVELPLPAEYLEGAEGRLPPTYANFYIGNGFVVVPQYGDPNDARALEILTPLFPGREVIGLSSRAIIEGGGSFHCVTQQQPVGTVWTGE; encoded by the coding sequence ATGAAGCACCTCTCCACCACCGATGTCACGCCGCGCGCCCTGGGCTTTGCCATGCCGCCCGAGTGGGAAGCGCACGCCGCCACCTGGATGAGCTGGCCTGCCGGCGATGACCTGTGGTTCGGCCACCTGGACGCAGTGCGCGCCGAGTTCGCCGGGCTGGTCCGGACGATTGCCCGCTTCGAGCCGGTGCACCTGCTGACCCGCGACGCGCAGAGCCGTCAGGACGCGGACGAACGTCTGGTGGGAGCCAACGTGACCTTCCATGACGTGCCGCTGAACGACGTGTGGATCCGGGACAACGGCCCACTGTTCGTGACCCGCAGCCCGGGGGACGTCTCCTTCGTCAACTGGCGCTTCAATGCCTGGGGCGGCAAGTTCGATTTCGCCGAGGACGACCGTGTCCCGGAAGCTGTGGCCCATATCCTGAACGCCTCCCACTGGGATGTGCCGGTGGTGCTGGAGGGCGGCGCGCTGGAGATCGGCGGCGCGGGTGTGGCGCTGACCACCCGTTCATGCCTGCTGACCGACACCCGCAATCTGGGACTGGACGCAGGCAAATACGCCGACTGGCTGCGCGAGTACCTGGGCGTAAGCAAATTATTGTGGCTGGGCGCGGGCCTGGAAAATGACCATACGGACGGCCACATTGACACCATCACGCGCTTTGCCGACGAGCGAACCATCGTGACCAGCGTGGAGGCGGATCAGATGGACCCCAACCACGCGGTCATGACGGCCAATCTGGAGGCGTTGAAAGGAATGACCGACGCGCACGGCAATCCCTTCCGCATCGTGGAGCTGCCCCTGCCCGCCGAGTATCTGGAAGGTGCGGAGGGCCGACTGCCGCCCACCTATGCCAACTTCTACATCGGCAACGGCTTTGTGGTGGTGCCGCAGTACGGCGACCCCAACGACGCCCGCGCGCTGGAGATTCTGACGCCGCTGTTTCCGGGCCGCGAGGTCATCGGCCTGAGCAGCCGCGCGATCATCGAGGGCGGCGGCTCGTTCCACTGCGTGACGCAGCAGCAGCCGGTGGGGACGGTGTGGACGGGGGAATAA
- a CDS encoding GNAT family N-acetyltransferase, with translation MDLGGGYSARPISLQAYRDACDRLQGQIFGDGSLYAFGPPVKAPPPLGETFSWGLYRAEELIGWSFAQQKDERTVYMADTGILPEHQGRGLYTRLLPQLLDTFREAGYSLVQSHHRATNNAVIVPKLRAGFLIQGLNLYEGGLNVALTHSLDNTYRKAMHVRSGLQAAQGETARRLGVPSEAQTESAVPPAISLPAGQGQDTELGGGYVLRRVPYEVYYDIYSGLEDAVYSSVSLNWPTPARLEPPEYPRYAWLIGHGEQVVGWQYSRQWDSRTAYMVNTALLPAHRGQGVYTRLLAPVLAALRAEGYELVRSHHHATNNAVLLPKLRAGFRLQGLQVDDHGVMAVLMLSFGGLYRDYMDVRSGLKRPTGEVAQALALERP, from the coding sequence ATGGACCTCGGCGGCGGCTACAGCGCCCGCCCCATCTCGCTGCAGGCTTACCGCGACGCCTGCGACCGACTGCAAGGGCAGATCTTCGGCGACGGCTCGCTGTACGCTTTCGGGCCTCCTGTCAAAGCGCCGCCGCCGCTGGGTGAGACGTTCAGCTGGGGCCTCTATAGGGCTGAAGAACTGATCGGCTGGAGCTTCGCGCAACAGAAGGACGAGCGCACGGTGTACATGGCCGACACGGGAATCCTGCCCGAACATCAGGGGCGCGGGCTATACACCCGCCTGCTGCCGCAGTTGCTGGACACCTTTCGGGAGGCAGGCTACAGCCTAGTCCAGAGCCACCACCGCGCCACCAACAATGCCGTGATCGTTCCTAAACTGCGTGCTGGCTTCCTTATCCAGGGCTTGAACCTGTACGAGGGCGGGCTGAACGTGGCCCTGACGCACAGCCTGGACAACACCTACCGCAAAGCCATGCACGTCCGCAGCGGCCTTCAGGCGGCGCAGGGCGAGACGGCGCGGCGACTGGGGGTGCCCTCGGAAGCCCAGACCGAAAGTGCCGTTCCCCCTGCCATTTCACTGCCGGCCGGCCAGGGCCAGGACACCGAGCTGGGCGGGGGCTACGTGCTGCGCCGCGTTCCCTACGAGGTCTATTACGACATCTACTCGGGGTTGGAAGACGCCGTTTACAGCAGCGTTTCCCTGAACTGGCCGACGCCCGCCCGGCTGGAGCCGCCCGAATATCCGCGGTATGCCTGGCTGATCGGCCACGGGGAGCAGGTGGTGGGCTGGCAGTATTCCCGCCAGTGGGACAGCCGCACGGCCTACATGGTCAACACGGCGCTGCTCCCCGCACACCGTGGGCAGGGGGTGTACACCCGTCTGCTGGCGCCCGTGCTGGCCGCGCTGAGGGCAGAGGGCTATGAGCTCGTTCGCAGTCACCACCACGCCACCAACAACGCCGTGCTGCTGCCCAAGTTGCGTGCGGGTTTTCGCCTGCAGGGCCTCCAGGTGGACGATCACGGCGTCATGGCGGTGCTGATGCTGAGCTTCGGCGGGTTGTACCGCGACTACATGGACGTTCGCAGCGGGCTGAAACGGCCCACCGGCGAGGTGGCACAGGCCCTGGCGCTGGAGAGGCCGTAA
- a CDS encoding DsbA family protein — MTPSSVPSNEVFFDFLCPYAWRGVELAQVLRQAGEQGFKLRHFSLVQGNHVDNAGQQEPVWWLTDQPGDAGQRAQQTSLLAFLAAGAAARQGEEQSWNFTLALFRAVHEEKKPMDEDAVMAAARVAKLDLEQFAADRKDDAGLRASLRAELAEAAELGVFGTPTFVLPGGEAAYYRFENLTRELGTARQWWNLYGEVLHSDAGIATVKRARNRPAKKTAPKKLAQQTV, encoded by the coding sequence ATGACCCCATCCAGTGTTCCGTCCAACGAGGTGTTCTTCGACTTCCTGTGCCCCTATGCCTGGCGCGGCGTGGAACTGGCCCAGGTGCTGCGTCAGGCGGGCGAGCAGGGGTTCAAGCTCAGGCATTTCTCACTGGTGCAGGGCAACCACGTCGACAACGCGGGCCAGCAGGAGCCGGTGTGGTGGCTGACCGATCAACCCGGCGACGCGGGCCAGCGCGCCCAGCAAACCAGTCTGCTGGCTTTCCTGGCGGCTGGGGCAGCGGCCCGGCAGGGCGAGGAGCAGAGCTGGAACTTCACCTTGGCGCTGTTCCGCGCCGTTCACGAGGAGAAGAAGCCGATGGACGAGGACGCCGTGATGGCGGCGGCGCGGGTCGCGAAACTCGATCTGGAACAGTTTGCCGCTGACCGCAAGGACGACGCGGGCCTGCGTGCCAGCCTGCGCGCCGAGCTGGCCGAGGCCGCCGAACTGGGGGTGTTCGGCACCCCTACCTTCGTCCTGCCCGGTGGAGAAGCAGCCTACTACCGCTTCGAGAACCTGACCCGTGAGCTGGGAACGGCCCGTCAGTGGTGGAACCTGTACGGCGAGGTGCTGCACTCTGACGCAGGCATCGCCACCGTGAAACGGGCGAGGAACCGCCCGGCCAAGAAAACGGCGCCAAAGAAGCTGGCGCAGCAGACGGTCTAA
- a CDS encoding carboxymuconolactone decarboxylase family protein: protein MPWIQTVPYLEATGRLKVLYDRVKGPGNNVDNIMAMHSLRPHSMEGHMALYKAALHHSGNTLPKWLLETLGVWVSSLNSCEYCVEHHFAGLKRLLGDDARADAIRRAVEARDPDAAPLSGGQRQALRYAEKLTLTPSAVSGADVESLREVGFSDGEILEINQVTAYFAYANRTVLGLGCSTDGDVLGLSPGDSDDPDNWNHS from the coding sequence ATGCCCTGGATCCAAACCGTTCCCTATCTGGAGGCCACCGGCCGCCTGAAAGTCCTGTATGACCGCGTGAAGGGGCCGGGCAACAACGTGGACAACATCATGGCGATGCACTCGCTGCGGCCCCACAGCATGGAGGGGCATATGGCGCTGTACAAGGCTGCGCTGCACCACAGCGGCAACACGCTCCCCAAGTGGTTGCTGGAAACGCTGGGGGTATGGGTCAGTTCGCTGAACAGCTGTGAATACTGTGTTGAGCACCACTTCGCCGGGCTGAAACGATTGCTCGGGGACGACGCGCGGGCGGACGCCATTCGCCGGGCGGTCGAGGCACGCGATCCCGACGCTGCCCCGCTGAGCGGGGGGCAGAGACAGGCCCTGCGCTACGCCGAGAAATTGACCCTCACCCCGTCCGCCGTCTCCGGGGCGGATGTGGAGAGCCTGCGAGAGGTGGGCTTCAGCGACGGCGAGATTCTGGAGATCAATCAGGTCACGGCCTATTTCGCCTACGCCAACCGCACAGTGCTGGGCTTGGGCTGCTCCACTGACGGCGACGTGCTGGGCCTCTCGCCCGGCGACTCGGACGATCCCGACAACTGGAACCATTCCTGA
- a CDS encoding class I SAM-dependent methyltransferase: MNPDERTAQNVRLFDTLSAHYDRMGFLPLTARYLAGRFEARPGETLLDVMCGTGTLALALADAVGAGGQVVGADLSPGMLAVARNRVVGKTNLSFVEADATALPLVDMTFDGVACASGLFFVPDMEAALREWRRVLRPGGRVAFSSFGKGLMGDLPGRWRTALEGVGFNPGFPPLGRLPSPDAAAELLRAAGFEEVTVDLRDLPYRLPTPQHRWDDIEAGMEGAPLASLPPEIRRRLQSEHLAELEALFAGEALTVPVPVLVASGVRAR, translated from the coding sequence ATGAACCCCGACGAACGCACCGCGCAGAATGTCCGGCTGTTCGACACGCTCTCGGCCCACTACGACCGCATGGGCTTCCTGCCTCTGACGGCGCGGTACCTGGCCGGGCGGTTTGAGGCGCGCCCTGGTGAGACGCTGCTGGACGTGATGTGCGGCACCGGCACGCTGGCGCTGGCGCTGGCGGACGCGGTGGGAGCGGGCGGGCAGGTGGTGGGCGCGGACCTGTCGCCAGGGATGCTGGCCGTGGCACGGAACAGGGTGGTGGGAAAGACCAACCTCTCGTTCGTAGAGGCCGACGCGACGGCGCTGCCGTTGGTGGACATGACGTTCGACGGCGTAGCCTGCGCCTCGGGGCTGTTCTTCGTGCCGGACATGGAGGCGGCGCTGCGCGAGTGGCGGCGGGTGCTGCGTCCGGGCGGGCGGGTCGCCTTTTCCTCGTTCGGCAAGGGGCTGATGGGCGACCTGCCGGGGCGCTGGCGCACAGCCCTGGAAGGCGTGGGCTTCAATCCGGGCTTCCCGCCGCTGGGCCGCCTGCCCTCGCCGGATGCGGCGGCAGAGCTGCTGCGGGCGGCGGGCTTCGAGGAGGTCACGGTGGACCTTCGGGACTTGCCCTACCGGCTGCCCACGCCGCAACACCGCTGGGACGACATCGAGGCTGGCATGGAGGGGGCGCCGCTGGCCTCATTGCCGCCTGAAATCCGTCGCCGGCTTCAGAGTGAGCATCTGGCCGAACTTGAGGCGCTATTTGCCGGAGAGGCGCTGACCGTCCCGGTTCCGGTGCTGGTGGCCTCCGGGGTGCGGGCCCGATAA
- a CDS encoding Rqc2 family fibronectin-binding protein encodes MEGLMLAKVLGELSPHLPLHTLGWVFPDETTAALLLDGPGLGERRNLVLAYRPPQPVLFISRERLRGDPRSPFQRFLAARVRGQLLAAEQLKLDRVVALHFGGEAGFVDQAPTRLLFEVTGRNANLLVLEEGEGFGGRIVMAAREITGSRNRFRTIRSGGQYTPPPPYDKLDPRTLEEAEAQSLSTLPIGQWRERLDGLGPLLSAELARRADLLSTQAPGQDWPQALAALRSLVADPTVSEGVMQDGAREAARSEKAAALRKALAEPLGKRLTLIRNQLADVSRAEAGLDAAAIDREEADLLMAYASTVEPGSSSAELPAFDGSGPRPVALDPSLSAVQNAEKRYGRARRREDVYERLLEREETLRAELAEAEARVTQLEHASLEELDALASTLQSERPEKSQYGLRFTTPGGYEVLVGRNNKENATLTHRIGRSMDYWFHAQGYPGSHVIVRTGGKELAQPDILYAARLAAAHSKARGSSNVGVDYTRIKYVWKPRGAPAGQVHYTDQNTVFVDGTPPEDGTVE; translated from the coding sequence ATGGAAGGGCTGATGCTGGCAAAGGTGCTGGGCGAGCTGAGCCCGCACCTCCCACTGCACACACTGGGCTGGGTCTTTCCCGATGAGACCACCGCCGCCCTGCTGCTGGACGGCCCCGGCCTCGGCGAGAGGCGCAATCTGGTGCTGGCCTACCGTCCGCCCCAGCCGGTGTTGTTCATCTCCCGCGAGCGGCTGCGCGGCGATCCCCGCAGCCCCTTCCAGCGCTTTCTGGCCGCGCGGGTGCGTGGTCAACTGCTGGCGGCCGAGCAACTCAAGCTCGACCGCGTGGTGGCGCTGCACTTCGGCGGCGAGGCCGGATTCGTGGACCAGGCCCCCACGCGGTTGCTGTTCGAGGTCACGGGCCGCAACGCCAACCTGCTGGTGCTGGAGGAGGGCGAGGGCTTCGGGGGGCGCATCGTTATGGCCGCCCGCGAGATCACCGGCAGCCGCAACCGCTTCCGCACCATCCGCAGTGGGGGCCAGTACACCCCGCCGCCGCCCTACGACAAGCTGGACCCACGCACGCTGGAGGAGGCGGAGGCGCAGTCCCTGTCCACGCTGCCGATAGGCCAGTGGCGCGAGCGCCTGGATGGACTGGGACCGCTGTTGAGCGCGGAACTGGCGCGGCGGGCGGACCTGCTGTCCACCCAGGCACCGGGGCAGGATTGGCCGCAGGCCCTGGCTGCCCTGCGTTCGCTGGTGGCCGATCCCACCGTCAGCGAGGGCGTCATGCAGGACGGCGCCCGCGAGGCCGCCCGCAGCGAGAAGGCCGCCGCACTGCGCAAAGCCCTGGCCGAACCGCTGGGCAAGCGCCTGACCCTGATCCGCAACCAGCTGGCCGACGTGTCCCGCGCCGAGGCAGGCCTGGACGCCGCCGCGATAGACCGCGAGGAAGCGGACCTGCTGATGGCCTACGCCTCCACGGTGGAACCAGGGAGCTCAAGCGCCGAACTGCCCGCCTTCGACGGCAGCGGTCCGCGCCCGGTGGCCCTTGACCCCAGCCTGAGCGCCGTGCAGAACGCTGAGAAACGTTATGGCCGTGCCCGCCGCCGCGAGGACGTGTACGAACGCCTGCTGGAGCGCGAGGAGACCCTGCGTGCCGAACTGGCCGAGGCCGAGGCGCGCGTAACGCAGCTGGAACACGCCAGCCTGGAGGAACTGGACGCGCTGGCCTCCACCCTGCAGTCCGAGCGCCCGGAGAAGAGCCAGTACGGCCTGCGCTTCACCACCCCCGGCGGTTACGAGGTGCTGGTGGGCCGCAACAACAAGGAAAATGCCACCTTGACGCACCGCATCGGGCGCAGCATGGACTACTGGTTCCACGCGCAGGGCTACCCCGGCAGCCATGTCATCGTGCGGACTGGTGGCAAGGAGCTGGCACAACCCGACATCCTGTACGCGGCCCGGCTGGCCGCCGCGCACAGCAAGGCGCGCGGTAGCAGCAACGTGGGCGTGGATTACACCCGCATCAAGTACGTCTGGAAACCCAGAGGAGCACCTGCCGGACAGGTGCATTACACCGATCAGAACACCGTGTTTGTGGACGGCACACCGCCGGAGGACGGCACCGTGGAGTAG
- a CDS encoding RluA family pseudouridine synthase — translation MPAPSPTLNDGYAYTERVGPRGAGLTVLAYLAGRYGHSSPGEWQARLERGEVVLGGVAAQGSETLRAGQTLIWNRPPWPEDAVPLHFEVLYQDEAVLAVSKPSGLPTVPAGGFLNHTLLTLVRQRWPEASPLHRLGRGTSGLVLFSQTAAAGAALSRDWREGRIEKTYRALAQGIARQDESEISTPIGLVPHPRLGEVYAASPDGKGSRSFARVLARRDGQTLFEVDIHTGRPHQIRIHLAAIGHPLVGDPLYGVGGLPLADLPGLPGDGGYLLHAHRLGFVHPSTAQKMTLEATVPAELNAG, via the coding sequence ATGCCCGCCCCGTCCCCCACGCTCAATGACGGCTACGCCTACACCGAGCGCGTCGGTCCACGGGGCGCGGGCCTGACGGTACTGGCGTATCTGGCGGGGCGCTACGGTCATTCCAGCCCTGGGGAGTGGCAGGCGCGGCTGGAGCGCGGCGAAGTCGTGCTCGGAGGCGTCGCCGCCCAGGGTTCAGAGACCCTGCGGGCCGGTCAGACGCTGATCTGGAACCGCCCACCCTGGCCTGAAGACGCCGTGCCGCTGCATTTCGAGGTGCTGTATCAGGATGAGGCCGTGCTGGCCGTCTCCAAACCCTCCGGGCTCCCCACCGTTCCGGCAGGCGGTTTTCTGAATCACACGCTGCTGACCCTGGTCCGACAGCGGTGGCCGGAGGCGTCGCCGCTGCACCGGCTGGGACGCGGCACGTCCGGCCTGGTCCTGTTCTCGCAGACGGCAGCGGCGGGGGCGGCCCTGTCGCGGGACTGGCGCGAGGGACGGATTGAGAAGACCTACCGCGCCCTCGCCCAGGGCATAGCCCGGCAGGACGAGTCCGAAATCAGCACGCCCATTGGCCTGGTGCCGCATCCGAGACTGGGGGAGGTCTACGCGGCCAGCCCAGACGGTAAGGGGTCACGGTCCTTCGCGCGGGTGCTGGCGCGGCGGGACGGTCAGACCCTCTTTGAGGTGGACATCCACACGGGCCGTCCTCACCAGATTCGCATTCATCTGGCCGCCATCGGGCATCCGCTGGTGGGCGATCCGTTGTACGGGGTGGGCGGGCTTCCGCTGGCCGATCTGCCAGGGCTGCCAGGGGACGGCGGCTACCTGCTGCACGCGCACCGGCTGGGGTTTGTCCATCCGAGCACCGCTCAGAAGATGACGCTTGAGGCCACAGTTCCCGCCGAACTGAACGCGGGTTAG